One window from the genome of Bdellovibrio sp. NC01 encodes:
- the rplC gene encoding 50S ribosomal protein L3, protein MSETQENTQTSTGLKLNGLFAFKEGMATIYNEQGEAVPVTVLRYEPWFVSQIKTNEADGYEAIQVACEPKKAKNSNKAEQGHLKGAGFENGAKFVKEIRQALPEGLTVGAQVSIDSLAKGDIVKMTSKSKGKGFAGVMKRWNFAGGPDAHGSKFHRRPGSSGNRTWPGRVMPGKKFPGHLGNETVTVKNVEIVEIIHAENVVLVKGPVPGAKNTLVKLVK, encoded by the coding sequence GTGAGCGAAACACAAGAAAACACACAAACGTCTACAGGTCTAAAGCTGAACGGCTTGTTCGCCTTCAAAGAAGGTATGGCTACAATCTACAATGAACAAGGCGAAGCGGTTCCAGTAACAGTTCTTCGTTATGAACCTTGGTTTGTTTCTCAAATCAAAACGAACGAAGCTGACGGTTACGAAGCTATCCAAGTAGCTTGCGAACCAAAAAAAGCTAAAAATTCAAACAAAGCAGAACAAGGCCACCTTAAAGGTGCTGGCTTCGAGAATGGCGCGAAATTCGTAAAAGAAATTCGTCAAGCTCTTCCTGAAGGTCTTACTGTTGGCGCGCAAGTATCAATCGATTCTTTGGCTAAAGGTGACATCGTTAAGATGACTTCTAAGTCTAAAGGTAAAGGTTTTGCTGGCGTTATGAAACGTTGGAACTTCGCCGGTGGTCCTGATGCCCACGGTTCTAAATTCCACCGTCGCCCGGGTTCTTCTGGTAACAGAACATGGCCAGGCCGTGTTATGCCAGGTAAGAAATTCCCAGGTCACTTGGGTAACGAAACTGTAACTGTAAAGAACGTTGAAATCGTAGAGATCATCCACGCTGAAAACGTTGTTTTGGTTAAGGGTCCAGTTCCAGGTGCTAAAAACACTTTGGTTAAGTTGGTGAAGTAA
- the rpsJ gene encoding 30S ribosomal protein S10 codes for MQSQKIRIRLKAFDHKLLDQSTKEIVETARRTGAKVAGPIPLPTRINRYTVLRSPHVDKKSREQFEVRTHKRMLDILEPTQQTVDQLMKLDLSAGVDVEIKLSAI; via the coding sequence ATGCAAAGTCAGAAGATTAGAATTCGCCTAAAGGCGTTCGATCACAAATTACTTGATCAGTCGACGAAAGAAATCGTTGAAACTGCTCGTCGTACAGGCGCAAAAGTTGCGGGTCCAATTCCCTTGCCTACTCGCATCAATCGCTACACAGTACTTCGTTCTCCACACGTAGATAAAAAATCTCGTGAACAATTCGAAGTCAGAACTCACAAGCGTATGCTTGATATCCTTGAACCTACTCAACAAACGGTAGACCAATTGATGAAATTGGACCTTTCTGCTGGTGTTGACGTTGAAATCAAATTGTCAGCAATCTAG
- the fusA gene encoding elongation factor G produces the protein MSAKDPKVVADLKYTRNIGIMAHIDAGKTTTTERILYYTGKSHKIGEVHDGQATMDWMVQEQERGITITSAATMAFWKDHRINIIDTPGHVDFTIEVERSLRVLDGAVAVFDGVNGVEPQSETVWKQADKYKVPRICFINKMDRVGADFVMSYGTIKDRLLANPIPVQVPIGMEDSFRGVVDLLENRAYIWTTSGMGDAFETTDVPNDMKEEVNRFRTEIVEKIVEFDDALLEKYLNGEEVTVAELKAALRKGTLELKAFPVFCGAAFKNKGIQPLLDGVIDYLPSPIEVPDIVGHDPEREDKEIVCKTDFDAHVAALAFKIANDPFAGTLTYIRVYSGEVKVGDQLLNPRTQKKERIQKLVKMHANSREEVPHLKAGDIGAVIGLKFTGTGDTLCETSHPVVLESITFPEPVISVAIEAKSSADQEKMLQGLEKLQKEDPSSKLRTDPETGQILLSGMGELHLDILVDRLLREHKVQANVGKPQVSYRETITAAASATHVYERELAGEQNFASVSLTIEPINQADHIQFVSKVSLSKEFTAPFLKAIESGFREAAEVGPLASYSMLGIKGTLTAVEVRPEASTEMAFKAAASLAFRDAVKQAQVELMEPIFKLEVTCPDEFVGNIVGDLNSRRGKILTMNVKQGGGQVISAEAPLASLFGYATDVRSLSQGRASFSMEFLEYAIVPAKAKAEILHKMGRY, from the coding sequence ATGTCAGCTAAAGATCCTAAAGTTGTAGCTGATCTCAAGTATACTCGTAATATCGGCATCATGGCTCACATTGATGCCGGTAAAACGACGACCACCGAGCGCATTCTTTACTACACTGGAAAAAGTCATAAAATTGGTGAAGTTCACGACGGCCAGGCCACTATGGACTGGATGGTTCAAGAACAAGAGCGTGGTATTACTATCACGTCTGCTGCCACTATGGCGTTCTGGAAAGATCACAGAATCAACATCATCGATACTCCGGGACACGTTGACTTCACGATTGAAGTTGAACGTTCGCTTCGCGTATTGGATGGCGCTGTTGCTGTGTTTGACGGCGTGAACGGTGTTGAGCCTCAGTCTGAAACTGTGTGGAAACAAGCTGACAAGTATAAAGTTCCAAGAATTTGCTTCATTAATAAAATGGACCGTGTAGGTGCTGACTTTGTGATGTCTTACGGGACAATCAAAGATCGCTTGCTTGCGAATCCAATCCCAGTTCAAGTTCCAATCGGCATGGAAGATTCTTTCCGTGGCGTTGTCGACCTTCTTGAAAACCGCGCTTATATCTGGACGACTTCAGGTATGGGTGATGCCTTCGAAACTACCGATGTTCCTAACGACATGAAAGAGGAAGTAAATCGCTTCCGCACTGAAATCGTTGAGAAGATCGTTGAATTCGACGATGCGCTATTAGAGAAATATCTCAATGGCGAAGAGGTTACTGTCGCAGAGTTGAAAGCAGCTCTTCGTAAAGGAACTCTTGAATTGAAAGCCTTCCCAGTATTCTGCGGAGCCGCTTTCAAAAACAAAGGTATTCAACCTTTGCTTGATGGCGTGATCGACTATCTGCCTTCTCCAATCGAAGTTCCAGATATCGTGGGTCATGACCCTGAACGTGAAGATAAAGAGATCGTTTGTAAAACTGATTTCGATGCTCACGTTGCAGCTTTGGCGTTTAAAATTGCCAATGATCCGTTCGCAGGTACTTTGACTTATATCCGCGTTTACTCGGGTGAAGTGAAAGTCGGCGATCAGCTTTTGAATCCGCGTACTCAGAAAAAAGAGCGCATTCAAAAGCTCGTAAAAATGCATGCGAACTCTCGTGAAGAAGTTCCTCATCTTAAAGCGGGTGATATCGGTGCCGTGATCGGTCTGAAATTCACTGGTACGGGTGATACTCTTTGCGAAACTTCTCATCCAGTTGTTCTTGAATCTATTACTTTCCCGGAACCTGTTATTTCTGTAGCAATCGAAGCGAAGTCTTCGGCAGACCAAGAAAAAATGCTTCAAGGTTTGGAAAAGCTTCAGAAGGAAGATCCTTCTTCTAAATTAAGAACGGATCCTGAAACAGGACAAATCCTTTTATCTGGTATGGGTGAGCTTCACCTTGATATCTTGGTGGACCGTCTTCTGCGTGAACATAAGGTTCAGGCGAACGTCGGTAAGCCACAAGTATCATACAGAGAAACAATCACGGCAGCTGCTAGTGCAACTCACGTCTATGAACGTGAACTTGCGGGTGAGCAAAATTTTGCCTCAGTTTCTTTGACGATTGAGCCGATCAATCAAGCCGACCATATTCAGTTCGTTAGCAAAGTTTCATTGTCTAAAGAGTTTACAGCTCCATTCTTGAAGGCTATTGAATCTGGCTTCCGCGAAGCTGCGGAAGTGGGTCCTTTGGCAAGCTATTCAATGTTGGGTATTAAGGGTACTTTGACTGCGGTTGAAGTTCGTCCTGAAGCCTCGACTGAAATGGCATTTAAGGCGGCAGCGTCTTTGGCGTTCAGAGATGCTGTAAAACAGGCGCAAGTTGAGCTTATGGAGCCTATCTTTAAGCTTGAAGTGACTTGCCCTGATGAATTTGTGGGCAATATTGTGGGTGATTTGAATTCACGTCGTGGAAAAATCCTCACAATGAACGTGAAGCAGGGGGGCGGGCAGGTTATCTCTGCAGAAGCTCCGTTGGCCTCTCTATTTGGTTATGCGACGGATGTGCGCAGTTTAAGCCAGGGGAGAGCAAGTTTCTCGATGGAATTCCTGGAGTACGCAATTGTCCCAGCGAAGGCTAAAGCGGAAATTCTTCATAAAATGGGAAGATATTAA
- the rpsG gene encoding 30S ribosomal protein S7, protein MSRRKKTFKREVIPDPVFKDLVIAKFVNKMMIQGRKATAQKLFYGALKELEGKIQGEEPLAVFRKALENVKPSIEVRSRRVGGATYQVPVDVRPSRRLALAMRWLVEYSRERGEKDYAKRLAGEFIDAYNNRGNAIKKKDDVHRMAESNKAFSHYNW, encoded by the coding sequence ATGTCACGTCGTAAAAAGACCTTTAAAAGAGAAGTAATTCCAGATCCAGTTTTCAAAGATCTAGTTATTGCTAAATTCGTGAATAAAATGATGATCCAAGGTCGTAAAGCAACTGCTCAAAAGTTGTTCTACGGTGCTTTGAAAGAACTTGAAGGAAAAATCCAAGGTGAAGAACCATTGGCAGTTTTCCGCAAAGCTTTGGAAAACGTTAAGCCTTCTATCGAAGTACGCTCTCGCCGTGTTGGTGGTGCTACTTATCAAGTTCCAGTAGATGTTCGTCCTTCTCGTCGTTTGGCTTTGGCTATGCGTTGGTTGGTAGAATACTCTCGTGAACGTGGTGAGAAAGACTACGCTAAACGTTTGGCTGGTGAGTTCATCGACGCTTACAACAACCGTGGTAACGCGATTAAGAAGAAAGATGACGTTCACCGTATGGCTGAATCGAACAAGGCTTTCTCTCACTACAATTGGTAA
- the rpsL gene encoding 30S ribosomal protein S12, which translates to MPTINQLIKSERKVQKNQTKSPALVSCPQRRGVCTRVYTTTPKKPNSALRKVAKVRLSNGFEVISYIPGIGHNLQEHSVVLIRGGRVKDLPGVRYHIVRGVLDLQGVNGRLRSRSKYGTKRPKK; encoded by the coding sequence GTGCCTACAATTAACCAGCTCATCAAAAGTGAGCGTAAAGTTCAAAAGAACCAAACTAAATCACCTGCGTTGGTGTCATGCCCTCAACGTCGTGGTGTTTGTACTCGTGTTTATACTACAACTCCAAAGAAACCGAACTCTGCTCTTCGTAAAGTAGCAAAAGTACGTCTTTCTAATGGTTTTGAAGTTATCTCTTACATCCCAGGTATCGGTCACAACCTTCAAGAGCATAGCGTTGTCTTGATCCGTGGCGGTCGTGTTAAAGACTTGCCAGGTGTTCGTTACCACATCGTTCGCGGTGTATTGGATCTTCAAGGTGTGAATGGCCGTCTTCGTAGCCGTTCAAAATACGGTACTAAGAGACCTAAGAAATAA
- the rpoC gene encoding DNA-directed RNA polymerase subunit beta', with amino-acid sequence MRDLLNFFDKPKDPLSFDAVRVSLASAEMIRDWSFGEVKKPETINYRTFKPERDGLFCAKIFGPIKDYECLCGKYKRMKYRGVVCEKCGVEVTQTKVRRERLGHIELATPVAHIWFLRSLPSRIGNLLNLSLKDVEKVLYCEAHVVIDPMETTLEEGQVLTEEALQAALNEFGPSFKYGMGGEAVRDLLRKIDPEYLSRKLRMEVKDTKSEAQIKKLTKRLRVVEAFKGSINKPEWMMLEALPVLPPDLRPLVPLDGGRFATSDLNDLYRRVINRNNRLKRLQELNAPDIIIRNEKRMLQEAVDALLDNGRRGKTFTGPNKRPLRSLSDMLKGKQGRFRQNLLGKRVDYSGRSVITVGPTLKLHQCGLPKKMALELFKPFVYNKLEEKGLATTIKQAKKLVDQETVEVWDILADVVKEHPVLLNRAPTLHRLGIQAFEPVLHEGKAIQLHPLVCTAFNADFDGDQMAVHVPLSVESQVEARVLMMSTNNILTPASGKPIINPSQDIVLGMYWLTRIRPGAKGTGKIFSSVQEAQYAYETGLVDLQASCKVRINGKVQETSVGRAILSDNVPKEVPFNEVNVNMGKKQIAALIDKTFRLAGAKATCILADKIMELGFKYSTAAGMSIGIDDMVIPAAKATMIADAEKQVTEIQQQYDEGLITDGERYNKVVDIWAQTADKIAKEGMNAIEKQTFTVDGKEFVGPSFNPIYIMADSGARGSAAQIRQLGGMRGLMAKPSGEIIETPITANFREGLTVIQYFISTHGARKGLADTALKTANSGYLTRRLVDVAQDVVVSEIDCGIEDGLEITPVYEAGEIIQNIGDRILGRTALKDVVDPATNNVVVKANQEITENDVKTIESLGIDKVDIRSALVCQSKRGVCVKCYGRDLSRGATVNLGETVGIIAAQSIGEPGTQLTMRTFHLGGAASRAVEQSVHTTRYDGTIKLVNVHAVTNRNGKLTVMNRNGSALVIDEAGRERENFKLVYGAVLNFKEGDKVAKGQTVAEWDPYSNPIIAEVSAKIQYQDIEEGSTMQEQVDAVTGFATKVIMESKSSDIKPTVFLVDGNGKTLNLPGRDIPARYLIPVGAQLLASDQQEVHAGDVIAKMHRETSKTKDITGGLPRVAELFEARKPKEAAIISEIDGYVTFGKDVKGKQRVIVTPEVGEQKEYLIPKGKHVAVREGEYVRAGEALMDGPTNPHDILAVLGAKALSAYLVDEIQEVYRLQGVVINDKHIEVIVRQMLRKVEIRDAGDSRFLAGEQVERYAFMEENDRINREGGQPATSSPLLLGITKVSLSTDSWISAASFQETTKVLTEAAINSRTDHLRGLKENIIMGRLIPAGTGLTSYKRWKVSVAEDDDTNYVALPGMGGSAQPHQG; translated from the coding sequence TTGAGAGACTTGTTGAATTTTTTCGATAAACCAAAAGATCCACTTTCGTTTGACGCCGTACGAGTTTCGTTGGCGTCAGCTGAAATGATTCGTGATTGGTCATTTGGTGAGGTTAAGAAGCCTGAAACTATCAACTATCGTACATTCAAGCCTGAACGTGATGGCTTGTTCTGTGCGAAAATCTTCGGTCCTATTAAGGATTACGAGTGCTTGTGCGGTAAGTATAAACGTATGAAGTACCGTGGCGTCGTCTGTGAAAAGTGCGGCGTTGAAGTAACACAAACTAAAGTTCGTCGTGAACGTTTGGGCCACATTGAGCTTGCAACTCCGGTTGCGCACATTTGGTTCTTGCGCTCATTGCCTTCTCGTATTGGTAACTTGCTTAACCTTTCTTTGAAAGACGTTGAGAAAGTTTTGTATTGTGAAGCACACGTGGTTATCGATCCAATGGAAACAACATTGGAAGAAGGCCAAGTATTGACTGAAGAAGCATTGCAAGCTGCATTGAACGAATTCGGTCCTTCATTCAAATACGGCATGGGCGGTGAAGCTGTTCGTGACCTATTGAGAAAAATTGACCCAGAATATTTGTCTCGCAAACTTCGTATGGAAGTTAAAGATACAAAATCTGAAGCTCAAATCAAAAAATTGACTAAACGTTTGCGCGTTGTTGAAGCCTTCAAAGGTTCTATCAACAAGCCTGAATGGATGATGTTGGAAGCACTTCCAGTTCTTCCTCCAGACCTTCGCCCTCTAGTTCCACTAGATGGTGGTCGTTTCGCGACTTCAGATCTAAATGATCTTTACCGTCGTGTTATCAACCGTAATAACCGTTTGAAACGTCTTCAAGAGCTTAACGCTCCAGACATCATTATCCGCAATGAAAAACGTATGTTGCAAGAAGCAGTAGACGCATTGTTGGATAACGGCCGTCGCGGTAAAACGTTCACAGGTCCTAACAAACGTCCACTTCGCTCTCTTTCTGATATGTTGAAAGGTAAGCAAGGTCGTTTCCGTCAAAATCTACTTGGTAAACGTGTGGACTACTCTGGTCGTTCGGTTATCACTGTAGGTCCTACATTGAAACTTCACCAATGCGGTCTTCCTAAGAAGATGGCTTTGGAACTTTTCAAACCATTTGTTTACAACAAATTGGAAGAAAAAGGCCTAGCTACGACAATCAAACAAGCTAAGAAACTTGTTGATCAAGAGACAGTAGAAGTTTGGGATATCTTGGCAGACGTAGTTAAAGAACATCCAGTTCTTCTAAACCGTGCGCCAACTCTTCACAGACTTGGTATCCAAGCTTTTGAGCCAGTACTTCACGAAGGTAAAGCAATCCAATTGCATCCTCTAGTGTGTACGGCGTTCAATGCCGACTTCGACGGTGACCAAATGGCGGTTCACGTTCCACTTTCTGTGGAATCTCAAGTTGAAGCTCGCGTCTTGATGATGTCTACAAACAACATCCTGACTCCGGCGTCTGGTAAACCAATCATCAATCCATCACAAGATATCGTGTTGGGTATGTACTGGTTGACTCGTATTCGTCCGGGCGCAAAAGGTACTGGCAAAATCTTCTCTAGCGTTCAAGAAGCACAATACGCTTACGAAACGGGCCTAGTTGATTTGCAAGCATCTTGTAAAGTTCGTATCAACGGTAAAGTTCAGGAGACGTCAGTAGGTCGTGCGATCTTGTCTGACAACGTACCTAAAGAAGTTCCGTTCAACGAAGTAAACGTAAACATGGGTAAGAAACAAATCGCAGCTTTGATCGACAAGACTTTCCGTCTTGCTGGTGCAAAAGCGACTTGTATCCTTGCCGATAAAATCATGGAACTTGGTTTCAAATATTCAACTGCGGCAGGTATGTCTATCGGTATCGATGACATGGTTATCCCAGCTGCGAAAGCGACTATGATCGCTGACGCTGAGAAACAAGTGACTGAAATCCAACAGCAGTACGATGAAGGTTTGATCACAGATGGTGAGCGCTACAATAAAGTAGTGGATATCTGGGCTCAAACTGCAGATAAGATTGCTAAAGAAGGTATGAACGCGATTGAAAAACAAACGTTCACAGTTGACGGAAAAGAATTCGTCGGCCCTTCGTTCAATCCGATCTACATCATGGCTGACTCTGGTGCCCGTGGTTCCGCGGCTCAGATCCGTCAGTTGGGTGGTATGCGTGGTTTGATGGCGAAACCATCAGGCGAAATCATCGAAACTCCGATCACTGCAAACTTCCGTGAAGGTTTGACAGTTATTCAATACTTTATCTCTACGCATGGTGCTCGTAAGGGTCTTGCCGATACAGCTTTGAAAACTGCGAACTCTGGTTACTTGACTCGTCGTCTAGTTGACGTTGCTCAAGACGTGGTTGTTTCTGAGATCGATTGCGGTATCGAAGACGGTTTGGAAATCACTCCAGTTTACGAAGCTGGTGAGATCATCCAAAACATCGGCGACCGTATCTTGGGCCGTACAGCATTGAAAGATGTTGTTGATCCTGCGACTAACAACGTTGTTGTTAAAGCAAACCAAGAGATCACTGAAAATGATGTTAAAACTATCGAGAGCTTGGGTATCGACAAAGTCGACATCCGTTCTGCTCTTGTGTGCCAATCTAAACGTGGCGTTTGCGTAAAATGTTACGGCCGTGACTTGTCTCGTGGTGCAACTGTGAACCTTGGTGAAACAGTTGGTATCATCGCAGCACAATCGATCGGTGAACCGGGTACTCAGTTGACGATGCGTACGTTCCACTTGGGTGGTGCGGCTTCTCGTGCGGTTGAGCAATCAGTTCATACAACTCGTTATGATGGTACAATCAAACTTGTTAACGTTCATGCAGTTACAAACCGTAATGGTAAATTGACTGTGATGAATCGTAACGGTTCTGCCCTTGTTATCGACGAAGCAGGTCGTGAGCGTGAAAACTTCAAGCTCGTATACGGTGCTGTTTTGAACTTTAAAGAGGGTGACAAAGTCGCTAAAGGTCAAACTGTAGCTGAGTGGGATCCATATTCGAATCCAATCATCGCAGAGGTTTCTGCGAAGATCCAATACCAGGATATCGAAGAAGGTTCGACAATGCAGGAACAAGTCGACGCGGTAACTGGTTTCGCAACTAAAGTTATCATGGAGTCTAAGTCTTCTGACATTAAGCCGACAGTATTCCTAGTAGACGGCAATGGTAAGACATTGAATCTTCCTGGTCGTGACATCCCTGCGAGATATTTGATCCCAGTGGGTGCACAGCTTCTTGCTTCTGACCAACAGGAAGTTCATGCCGGTGACGTTATCGCGAAAATGCATCGTGAGACTTCGAAAACGAAGGATATCACGGGCGGTCTTCCGCGCGTTGCCGAATTGTTTGAAGCTCGTAAACCGAAAGAAGCAGCTATCATCTCTGAGATCGATGGTTACGTGACATTCGGTAAAGACGTTAAAGGTAAACAACGTGTAATCGTAACTCCTGAAGTGGGTGAGCAAAAAGAATATCTTATCCCTAAAGGTAAGCACGTTGCTGTAAGAGAAGGTGAATACGTAAGAGCCGGTGAAGCTTTGATGGACGGTCCAACAAATCCTCACGACATTCTGGCGGTTCTAGGCGCGAAAGCCCTATCTGCATACCTTGTTGATGAAATCCAAGAAGTTTACCGACTTCAAGGTGTTGTGATCAATGATAAGCATATCGAAGTGATCGTTCGCCAAATGCTACGTAAAGTAGAAATCAGAGACGCTGGTGACAGCCGTTTCTTGGCGGGTGAACAAGTTGAAAGATATGCGTTCATGGAAGAAAACGATCGTATCAACCGTGAAGGTGGCCAACCTGCAACAAGCAGCCCACTTCTTCTAGGTATTACGAAAGTTTCTTTGAGCACAGACAGCTGGATTTCAGCGGCGTCATTCCAAGAGACGACGAAAGTTCTTACGGAAGCAGCCATCAATTCTCGTACAGACCATTTGCGTGGTTTGAAAGAGAACATCATCATGGGTCGTTTGATCCCTGCTGGTACTGGTTTGACTTCATACAAACGCTGGAAAGTGTCTGTAGCTGAGGACGACGATACAAACTACGTAGCATTGCCAGGCATGGGTGGTTCGGCCCAGCCTCATCAGGGGTAA